The DNA sequence taaacataCTAGCTTTCTCTTTCCCGCCAAATTCTTCGAACAAAAATGGCGTCCAAATTGTTACGTTTCTTAacttgtgatttctatggactttggTTTACATAGGTTGTTCTCtgatattatttattacaatacaaaattGTGGCGTTAAATATGGTACAGTATGTTGCGAGGCAAAACAAAAAGGCAGTCAAGCTTTAGGTTACAGCATAGATCTATGGTTACAGAAGTTTTTTATGTGAGAGTAAGATATGTCGGATATGGCaacatgttcttttaaaaattaaaacgctGAAATCAATGCAGCTTTAATGAGTTGGCTAACATACCTGTACGGCATATTTGAACCTGTTTGGTATAAAATTTTGTCTTTAatgtagaaataaataaaactctgTTCAATACCAGCTTTAAAGTAAGCGCTAAAAAATGCTCCCCAGTGCAAGTCTGTTTCGAGTCTATCACGAATCGTTGTCAAATTAAGTTTTCGATGTTCATGTCTTTTTGGTTAACAGCACGCCGTGTTGAAGGTTTGTCTTATTTTACTTAggtttttctacttttttggGGTATTTAGATCAGAATATCGCAGTTTATAAAGTAAGAATGctgaatttatttatttcagatGTCTGGGGTTACAGTAAAGGATGTGAACCAGCAAGACTTCGTGATGGCTTTGGCcgcacatttaaaaaagtaagtcTGTACATTTTAATCGATTTTTGCTTTACTATACTGTTAAACGTTTATGATTGTATTGTCATATATCATTTCCAGTTGCAGTATGTTCATTCAGTCAAAGTTAAAAGATGTGAAATGCTGTTATTGCTATGTGATTTGATTAGTGATTACTGTATTCCATGAGGACAGTTGTTGCTAAATTTTAACGGGATTATAAATCTTCTCTTTTGTTCTATGCATCATTATTTTTGAACATAAGGATTAAACCTGCAACTGTGCTACAAAAATACAGAAGTTTTGAGTATTGTTTGTCtgttggtgctagtgaagaatctccccccaccttatttgctaaccactaacccctataaccactaaccccctaaccatcaacacctaaccccctaacctaggggttagtggttagcaaataaggtggggaggggaagattcttcactagcagtCTAGCACCAAACTGCGACTAAAATTgacatacatttttaattgtttaaaacctcaCAAACTATATAGGATTGTGTGAGACAATATAAACTAATTTAGGATGTGATTTAATCGGTTGAACTAACTCCTGTTCTGATCTTTATGACACAGTCGGGCACACTTCttcaaagttacattaaaaaaagttgtcaaAAGTTATCTTCGAGATTTACATTATACCTTATGCAGCAACAGCATGTATATAACAATGTTTGGTTTAAACCAAAACCTCTACATATTCCCAGGTCGGGTAAGATGAAGGTCCCTGAGTGGGTTGACTTGATCAAGACCGGCAAACACAAGGAACTCTCCCCCTACAACCCCGATTGGTATTACGTGCGTTGTGCGTCCACCATTCGCCACCTTTACATTCGTGGGGGTGTCGGTGTCAAATCATTCATTAAGATTTATGGAGGTGGGTTATGTTGAAACATATGTCACTTGACAATCTTTTTAATGTGTGAAAAACATAGTTTCGACTCTTTTGCAGTGCTTTATTTTGGAGGTGTTGCTTATATTCTTCAGAGTTTAGACTAACTACGCTTAGTAATTAGTATATTATTTCCTAGTTTACCATAATATTATTATGCGCTGCTAGGTGGGTGTCATTCACTCTAATGAAGcgatttaaacaataaattgtcTGTTTGCAATTAAATGCCAGaagaaattttttaatttatttgctacttttgtttgttgtttatgttgcAGTAGTGTAATTAGGCTGTACTCATTTCTATAGTCACCTAACCTCAACCACCGGGTAAAAGCTGTTTCAAggtataaaattaatgttaaaacaagtcTGACACCTCTGGCTCCAATGTATATTGGGCTAGAGCTACTGAGTACAGACCTTGTTAATATATGTTAATAGATAGAGAAACTTAATCCATAACTTTGTTCAGGTCGTAAGAGGAGAGGGACCAAGCCTTCCCACTTCTGTGCAGGATCATCTTCTGTTGCTCGTAAAGTTCTCCAATCCCTTGAATCAATTAAGTTGGTAACTAAGGATGAGATTGGGTGAGTGGTTTTATTCATGCTATAACTGTAAGGTTTGTCTGTTGGGTTATGTATAGGAAAATTTTGCAccaaaggtttttaaaatataacctaaatttgtattttggtATCGTGGA is a window from the Ciona intestinalis chromosome 10, KH, whole genome shotgun sequence genome containing:
- the LOC100186249 gene encoding 40S ribosomal protein S19, which encodes MSGVTVKDVNQQDFVMALAAHLKKSGKMKVPEWVDLIKTGKHKELSPYNPDWYYVRCASTIRHLYIRGGVGVKSFIKIYGGRKRRGTKPSHFCAGSSSVARKVLQSLESIKLVTKDEIGGRRITPSGQRDLDRIAGQVAAKKRDMKTV